One stretch of Comamonas testosteroni DNA includes these proteins:
- a CDS encoding MFS transporter yields the protein MNAALLRLILAQVCIHGTMTGMRMATPLLALKEGYSAAAVGMLLALFALTQVFLSLPAGRFADRHGLKRPLIISVVAACSGAGVAVLFPLYPVLCLSALLTGGAAGMALIALQRHVGRMAHNKDELRKVFSWLAIGPAISNFLGPFAAGLLIDYAGGEAASTTGFRAAFLLLTLMPLAAWFWARTVQELPALQTEGANQKATAWDLVQNRGFRRLLLLNWALSSCWDVHTFVVPILGHERGLPASVIGSILGAFAIAAAVIRMLMPIITRHLAESQVVLGAMVAACALFIAYPFMPGAWTMGACSVLLGVVLGSVQPMVMSMIHQITPPERHGEALGLRMMAINGSSVLMPVLFGSLGTVVGVSALFWAVGGLVGVSSRLPWLIGKQDMPTDEWEAH from the coding sequence ATGAACGCGGCCCTGCTGCGCCTGATTCTTGCGCAAGTCTGTATCCACGGCACCATGACCGGAATGCGCATGGCCACGCCGCTGCTGGCACTCAAGGAGGGCTATAGCGCGGCTGCGGTCGGCATGCTGCTGGCGCTGTTTGCGCTGACCCAGGTGTTTCTGTCCCTGCCCGCGGGGCGCTTTGCGGACCGTCACGGGCTCAAGCGCCCGCTCATCATCAGTGTGGTGGCCGCATGTTCCGGAGCGGGAGTGGCGGTGCTGTTCCCGCTTTATCCGGTACTGTGTCTGAGTGCGCTGCTGACGGGCGGTGCAGCAGGCATGGCACTGATCGCCCTGCAGCGCCATGTGGGGCGCATGGCGCACAACAAGGACGAGCTGCGCAAGGTCTTCAGCTGGCTGGCGATTGGCCCGGCCATTTCCAACTTCCTGGGGCCGTTTGCAGCCGGGCTGCTGATTGACTACGCAGGCGGCGAAGCGGCCAGCACCACTGGCTTCAGGGCTGCCTTCCTGCTGCTGACCCTGATGCCTCTGGCGGCCTGGTTCTGGGCAAGGACGGTGCAGGAGCTGCCGGCTTTGCAGACCGAGGGTGCGAACCAGAAGGCAACGGCCTGGGATCTGGTTCAGAACCGGGGCTTCAGGCGCTTGTTGCTGCTGAACTGGGCGCTTTCCTCCTGCTGGGACGTGCATACCTTTGTCGTGCCCATTCTGGGTCACGAGCGCGGACTGCCTGCCTCGGTGATCGGCAGCATCCTGGGTGCCTTCGCCATTGCTGCGGCTGTGATCCGCATGCTGATGCCCATCATCACGCGCCATCTGGCCGAATCGCAAGTGGTGCTGGGTGCCATGGTTGCCGCCTGCGCCCTGTTCATCGCCTATCCCTTCATGCCCGGTGCCTGGACCATGGGTGCCTGTTCGGTCTTGCTGGGCGTGGTGCTGGGATCGGTGCAGCCCATGGTGATGAGCATGATTCATCAAATCACTCCACCCGAGCGCCATGGTGAGGCGCTGGGATTGCGCATGATGGCCATCAACGGCTCCAGCGTGCTGATGCCAGTGCTGTTCGGCTCGCTTGGCACGGTGGTCGGAGTCTCTGCCCTGTTCTGGGCAGTGGGGGGGCTGGTCGGAGTGTCCTCGCGCCTGCCCTGGTTGATCGGCAAGCAGGATATGCCGACGGATGAGTGGGAGGCACATTAG